AATTGGCTTTCGGTTCGTCGACGGTTTTCGCAGTTGCTTCCGACAATACGGTCTGCAGGCCCGTTGTATTATCTGCATCGTAATAATAGCCATCGCCCGCTTTGGCTGCACAAATGAGTGCTTCCTTTTCGGTTTCTTTTAAACCAAAGCCAACAATATGCAATCTGAAATCGATGTTTTCCGATTTTGCTTTTTTTATAACAGAACAGAGATCGCCCTCACAGGATTCTATACCATCGGTAATTAATATTATCGTTGTTTTTATTTTGGATTCTCTAAGCAAACCGATGGCAAGCGTTGCGCTTTTTGCCAATGGGGTTTTACCCAATGATTTTAATCCTTTTACTGCAGTGATTATTTTGGTTTTGGAGTTGTTGGAGATGTCTGCTATCAACTCTATATCATTGCAATCACTTTTACTTCGGTGCCCATAGGCGATTAATCCTATAGGTTTGTCGGCCGGGATTTTTTCTACTGTCGACGATAAGACATTGGCTGCAATGTCTTTTTTTGTGGATGCTTCCAATTTTCCCCACATGGATCCACTGGCATCATATATGAATAAAATGGGTGAAGATTGTTTTTGTCCTTCGATCCCGAGAGTAGAGAAAATTACAAAGCAAAACAGGAGAAGTTTTTTCATAATCAGATGGGTTGTGTTTGGATCAAATTCTAAATTGGCTCATTGTGAATGAAGTCCGTAATCAAAAATAAAGATAAAACGCGAATATTCCTGTAAAATACCGGATGTATCTTTTAATAATTTAACTGATGTGTTAAAATCTTTGATTTTATTCGCAATTATTCCATCATTCAATTCCGAATACAGAAGCATTCTAACATCTTGAGATGTCGTAAGTAAGGATTTAAAAAAATTAGAGATATTAAACTCAGTAATTTATATTCCTGGAATTTCAGCGGTCGAATTTAAATTTCTAAAAGGAGTTATTTAACAAGGGTTGGGAAATTTTATTCTTGAAAATTGCCGAAAGATTTTAGAAAGGTTTAATAGTGTTCGTTTACTCTATAAGGTATTTTCATCCATATTTAGGCTGTCCGCAATATCTTTTCCATTTTCCGGCCTTTTGCCAATTCGTCCACCAATTTATCTAAATACCGGGCCTGCTTTGTTAAAGGATTTTCAATTTCTTCTATCCGGTAACCACAAATGGAGCCGGTGATGAGATGTGCATTGGGGTTCAATTTAGCCTTCTTAAAAAATGTTTCAAATGTGACCTTATCAACTATAAGTTGCTGCAATTGCTTCTCGTCAAAGCCGGTCAGCCATGATATCACCTGTTGCAATTCTTGTTTGGTCCTGCCTTTGCTTTCAACTTTGTTGACATAATGCGGATAAACCGAAGCGAAAATCATTTTTGCAATTCTTTCATCATGTTCAGCTGTTGTTTTCATTTTTCCAAATTTTTAAACCATTTCTGTGCGTTTGGTCTTCGGTGTGGACAGCCTGGCCAACAACAGGGTTGTCTTTTGCCTTCGTTCAGTTCTGTCATCATCCGGTCAATATGTTCTGACCGGGTCTCTTCCTTTTTGACTATGGTGACCCAACAGATCCATTCATTGCGTTGGATCGGAGTAAGCTTATTCCAACGTTCTGAAATGGCATCATTCTTACTCAATGCGCTTATCATATCGTCGGGGAGTTCGTGCAATATTCCTTCAGCTAATTTGATCATGGTTATTTGTTGTTATTTCAATCGTTCCAGAACGCCTTTTCTCTTTACAATGTTTTTATAGTCCCATTGAATTTCTTTAGATTTTTTCAACCAACGCTTCAGATCTTTGGGGTTTATTTCCGATACCTCATTGTAAAAAACGGAAGCATCTTTAAATTTTCCACCGTGCACGGAAAGGCCTTGTTCATCAAAACTGGCTCCGCTCCAAAACATTAACCTCATTCCGCGCTTTTCTTTACTGTAACCTACAATGGGGTTGCCGTCTATAAACCAGACAGGGTGTCGGTGCCAAACCTTACTTTCGGCTTCAGGCAGGTGTTTGTTTATTTCTGTGTGCAACAATTGACAAATCGATTTATCGGCCGGGATTTGATTTTGGTTGTATGTTTTAATGTCAATTGGAGATGATAATTTTGCTTTTTCATTTTTTGCTGTAATTTTTTGGTGGTTCTTCATATCTCTTTCTTTGACGAGAGCCTTAACCGTTTTTTCCAGTATGGTACAGGGGAATGGACTGTCTAATGGAAACTGATAAGTAGCTTTTGAAACGTGATATACACGCATTTCTTTAGGAACGGTTTTAGTATTTTGAGGAGTAATAAACAAGCCGATATGATTTTTAAAGACTCCAAAATAAATCAGCCTTCCCTCGTATCCCTTCCCTCCATATTCGTAGAAGGGCATGCCATAACTGATGCGTTCGTCAGCCGTGGGTGCAGCTTTTTTTATAGTGGAGCGAATCTTTCTCAGGATTGCCTGGATTTTCGCAGGAAAACAGGAAATATATTCGTCCACGTCTTTGAATTTTTGATTGCTTGTGTTCATATCACAAATCGTTCTGTTGTGTGGTTCTGTATTGTAACTATTGCATGGATAGAATTGCTGTAAAGCTCATCAACCAAAGACAAAAATATAAAACTAATTGGTGATCATCATAAAAGACTAAAAACAATAATTTGAATAACCCCTGTTCAGAGTATATGGAGTGATATGTGCCGTACTGCTTACTTTTTAACAGACCTTTTGATCAATAATCATGTGCTAATATGAGGTAAAAAATTCCATAATCAGAAAATGAAATAATAATTTAATTTCAGTTTGCAATTGATGTATTGGATAGCCGGATTGTTAATTCTCTACATTTCTATTTCAATATTTTTCTCATCAAAACTTAGGAATATGGTATCTCCTGGTTTCAAATCGAATCAGGATACGTTTGGTGTTGCATTTACTAATTTTTATTATTGAGATTCTTGCTTAGGCGAAAAAGGCTTCCAATACATTTTAGGTTTTGGCGGGCACGTTTTTCCACTTCTGAGTAATGCAATCAAACCCAATACCGGTCCCAAGGACAACAGGAAATAAATATTTCTTGGATTCATGCTATCTTGTAATATATTCAATAGCTGAATACTCATTATGGTTATTGAAAACCCAAGACAGTTTACAATGGTAAGTGCGGTTCCTTTTAATTCAGCCGGGGCATTTTGTGCTACCAAGGTGGAGAAAAGAGGGGAATCCAAAATGACAACCATTCCCCAAAAAAGAAGAAATGCTAAGAACAAATATTCTGATTTTGTTTGAAACATCCATGGAGAAACAAGGCAGCATATACACGATAATAGTAGCGCCATGGTCGCTGTTCTTTGGGTACCCGTAATTTGTGCCAAATAACCGCCTATGATGCATGCAAGGCCACCGATTCCAATAATCATGAACGAGCACAAAGAAATGTTAAAAGATGTTTCATTGTGCTCCAGGCTATATGTTTTCAGCATAACCGGCACAAATGCCCAGAAGGCATATAATTCCCACATGTGACCAAAATAACCGAAAGCGACAGAACGGAATTTATGATTCTTAAATACATCAAAAAATGCCGATAAATTGAATGCTTTCGCCGCAATCCGATAAGGACCATCGGGCACAAATATCAACATCAATAATCCTCCGAGTGCAGCAAGAGTTGAAGTTAAAACGAGAACAAGTTTCCAAGGAAATGCTTCGGTAATTTCTTTTAACAGGTGAGGAAATGCTGTTCCCAAAACCAGTGCACCGACCAGGAATCCAAGCGACTTTCCGAGCCCTTTTTCATGGTAATCTGCAGCTATTTTCATACCCACAGGGTAAATCCCGGCGAGAAAGAAACCAGTAATGAAACGCAACGAAATGATACTTTCTAAACTATTCCCTTCCCAGATTACTGCTAAGTTGGATACAGAGCCCAGTAAAGCACAGCTCAGGAATACTTTTGATGGCGAAAAACGATCTGATATGGTAAAAATTGCAAATGTAAGTGTACCGAAAATAAATCCAAATTGTACCGTGGATGTCAGGTGACCTAAAGCTGAGCTTTTTAGCTTAAAATTTTTAATTAGGTCATTCATGACACCATTCCCGGCAAACCAAAGCGATGTGCAGCAAAATTGTGAGATTATAATTGTTGGAAGAATTAATTTAGATGTCTTCACATATAATCGCATTCAATGGTAAACAATGGTTGATCTTTTCAAAGCATACCTTTTGGGGAATATTGCAAAATATTTCGAGTAGCGCTTAATTTTGAACAAATCATATTGCTGAACTAAAAATATTTGATTCATTTTGTATCCATAATCTTTTTGGCTAGTCAATTCAATTACCGTCTTATATTCTTTAACTCTTGTTCTAATTCCAATTTTATAATTTCTTCGAAAGGAGATAACACCCCATTCAATAAATCGACTTTTTCGTATGGATCATTGGTCAAATGGTAAAAGGCTTTATCACCATTGGCATTTTCAATGAGTTTGTAACTTCCATTGCTGATGGTCCAGCTGTCTAATGTTCCATCATTCATTTCCGAATACAGAAACTTTCGAATCTGTTTGGATTGTGTAAATAGCGATTTAAAGCTCTTGCTGTCATTATACTCGGGTATGTTAATTCCGGAAATTTCAGCAAGGGTTGCAAAAAGGTCGGTTCCACAAACCAAATTGGTGTCTGATCCGATACGGGATACTTCTGGCCCGGAAATAAACATTGGGACGTTAATTCCTCCCTGAAACAATGTATTTTTTTACAGTGGAGCTCGTATAAGGACTTTGAGCAACCTGATTAGGCGTTCCGTTGTCACCTATAAATATGATGATGGTATTATTTCTTTCATTCTCCGGAATGCTATCGAGTAATCTACCTATTTGATAGTCTATGGCCTCAATAGCTGCCAAATTATAAGGTATGGGGTCCATGCCTTGAGTAAATACCGGTAAATTTCCCTGAGTGTGCATTTCAGCAGGAGGTATATGGAAAGGTGCATGGGGTGCATTGTAAGCCAACCAAAGGAACCAGGGTTTTGATTGGGCATTTATCCATTGAATGGATAAATCGGTAAATACTTCTGTGGTATATTTGGTTTGCAAACTCACAGACCCATCTTCAGAAAATTGCCATTGATAATAGTCATCTGCCACACCTTTGATCAGACCAGCATAATAATCTATTCCAAATTGTTCGGGATTGAAATTCGCATTATTCTGGACAGATGCCATTTACCGATCAGGGCACTTGCATATTTTCCATTTGTCTGGTCCTTGATATATTTTTGAATTACGGTCTCATTTGTATTCAAAACATCTGAAACACTTTTCATTCCCGTTCTGTAACCATATTTACCTGTTATTATAGACGCCCTTGTTGGTGTACAAATGGGATTAACCCAAAAATTATGGAATGTCAATCCGCTATTTCTGATACGATCTATATGAGGGGTCGTTGGCTTTAGTGCACCTTCGCTATATCCTTTGATGGCGTCTTTACCTAAATCGTCAGCGATGATCAACAGAATATTTGGAGATTCATTACCCGGAGCAACGTTATCATCATTATTTGAACATGAAGTAGAGGTTACTATTGCCAGGCCGCAAATCCATAGGAACAGAAGAGAATGGAATGTATTCATAAGTTTGCAATTGGTCAGGGAGTACCATTATAACAAGCAATATTATATAGAAAATCGCAAGCCCAAAGGTAAATATTAACCAATTGACCATCCCAAATCACCTGGCTGAGTATGCCCAGGACACTCATATAAACCGGCCGATTTCGGCAACTCCCGGTTTTCGCCAAAAGGGCCATAAATACCAAAGCCATCCAACATATAACCCATAAATTCAGAATGACCACTTTGATGAGGGTGAATATGGTTTTGTTGGTCTTGAGCCGGATAATGATACCTATCCGGCGTTGTCGTAAGCTTTCTTAATCCATAGCAATACTTCTTTATCGATCTCTTTTATATCGGAAATATTCATTTTGTGGGAACACATGGAATTGGGTTTTTCGGCTAATAGTAATTTTGTGGGTTCCTGGCCTTTTAAGTTTATACCAATTTCAAAACGTGTTTTAGTCGCTGGATTGAGAATGGCAAACTGCTTTTTTCTCCGCAAACTCACATACGTATTTTTGGGAGCAATTTCAACATCGTTTCCAAAACTCAGAATTTCAGTTATTAATTTGTCGTAAATCGGTTTGAAGTGTTCTTTGCCTTTATATTGACTAATGATTAGATCATCGGTGTTTTCAGCAGAACCAGCATCTGTTGCTTTTGCTTTGTGTGCTACCAGATTGGCAAAGCCATGAGTAAATTCGTATTTTTCTTTTAGGAACTTGATGATATCGCCGTGTTTTTCAAAATTTTCTTTAGTTACAATTTCAATCCACTGTTCTAAAGTTTTACCTGTGTTTTTGTGCAGATTGTCAATCATTGTTTGCGTTGCTTTGTCCATAATATTTTAATTTTCCGAATATTTATCTTATTTGTCAAATTCTATTCCATAATTCCTGTTGTATTGGTTTTGGATTGACCATTATAAACGGCCGAGAGCAATAAGTGTTTTCAGCTTTGGTTTTCATTCAATTCCTTTCCAACCCTTCTTAAAACGACAAGTAATGGTCTTTTTGTATGTTCCATCATTTTTTTAAAAAGAGGAAATGATTCGTCCATATTTATGACTTCTAAAAATTCCAAGGTGAGGGAAATATCTATAAAGAGTTTCTCTGTTTTTAAAAGTGCAATGCATTTTTTATTAAATTCATTAAGTCCTTCCAATTCGATTATTCTTTCTTTTAATTTTCTTAATGTCATTTCTTCATCAAATGGGCTGTCCTGGTTTACCTGCCTTTTAAAACATTCAGTAATATCAAAATAGTAGTTTTCTATCTGGCTTATCTCTTCAGTTTCAGTTAATTGTTTTGTTTCAATTTTTATCTTGTCTATAATCTTATTGTTTTGAGTAAGTAACTCTTGTCCTAATTTTTTCCATTGGATCCGTCTCCCTATACCTAAACATTCAAGAATGATATGTTCGGTTCCGACATAATCATTAATCCCTTCTCTGTGAATGATGATAGCATTTTCTAAGGAGTTACCGAATCCACCTGAAATGGGAAGGGATATTCTGAAATCTTTTTTTAATAATTCTTGAAGCGTCATTATATAAGGTTGGTTTATTTTACATGACCGCAAAGAGAAATCTGTATTTATTCTTCCATTAAGAATTCAAAGGTACGCTGTATGTTTTATGATAACGCTGGCTGCGAATGGCGACTCCATAATTCTTAATAAACTAAAAGCAGCTCTTCCGGATATTTTGAAAACGATGTTTGCCATAGGCTTAAAATTCAATTCAGTTGTTTTGCGGATCCATCGGCTTGATTTAATTTATAAAACTGCTTATCACCTTGATCAGATCTTCGTGAAGCGGCAAGTCCGGTTTATTATATGTAGCGAAATTTTCAATTGCATTTGGCGAGCTCTTGCGCAATACATGATTCATCTCTGGTATCAATGCAAAATTTGATAAAGGCGATTCCTGGCTCAGCGCCTGAGCTCCTTCCACCGTGATTTGAAGATCCGATGATCCTTGAATGATCAATATAGGGCAGTTTAATTTTTTGATCTCCTTTCTGGGGTCGTAATTCATGAAGGAAATAAAGTAATCCTGAATTCTGGGATTGAACAAACTGTAAAGATATTGTGGAACACTATCCACTTTGACACCTTTTTTGAGACTATCGAGAATTGGAAAGGACGCATCTTTTACCATTTGCGGCTGATTGGCCAATTGACGCTTCACGGTGGTGTGAGCATCTTCCGACAAACCAGCCAATGAAATAAATCTGTTTACTTTATTTTCCTGAATGGCCAACATGCCGACCAGCGCACCCTGGCTGTGACCTATCACCGTAATGTCCTCAAATGTATTCCTGAGAAATTTGATCCAAAGAATGGCATCAGAAACATATTGTTCGAATCTCAGGCCTTCGGCTGATAAAGAATCGGAAATACTCTTGCCCACACCTCTTTTATCACAGCGCAAAACCGCATACCCTTGTTCTGCAAGCCCCTCTGCCAGTTTTTTCAGACCGTCATTATGGTAGGTTGGCCGTGTATTTCCATCCCGGTCTGTTTTTCCCGAACCTGAAATGATGAGTATGGCTTTATTGGTTGTTGACTCCGGAGTGAGCAGGGTGCCATACAAATCCACATTTATCGCGGACACCACAACCTCTTGTTGTGAAAAGCAGGAGCCTGTTGTTACAGCGAACAGAAACAAAATGCATAAACGCTTCATAAATTTTTTCTATGAAATGGGTTGAGGTTGATAAAAGTAATTATTAATAGTCATTTACCTATCGGAATAATACTTTCAAATATACTAAAATATGTTTATGGCAAGTATTAGGAGTGAAATCGGGCTTACAATTATTTAAAAACTGAGGCTTGGTTAGAGCGCCTGGATAAGCTTAAACTTTTTACTGACGATTTACATTCTAGTTGTATTTATTCAAAGCAATTTGGCAATAATATTAGTATTTTTTGCCAAGTATATAATTTTCAAATGAAACTGAAGTTACCTTTTAAAACTAATTTACAGGTTGAATTCAGTTATAGAGGAATTTTTAGCAACCAATCTTCAATTAATTCTGATATGCCAACTACCAATGTCTCATTGTCAAGATATTTTTTAAAGAATAATAAACTCGAATTGAAATTTAGTATGTATGATATATTTAACGGTGGTAAATTATATGAGTACGAAATTAATCCAACGAATTCATTTAGAATTGCCACTGAAAACAATTTACACCATGCAATTATAAATTTCAGCTAATTATTAAAATGAGATTTTAAAGAACCGAAGAATTAAAGTGTACATAAATTATTTATTTGTTGCATTATTAAATTTGTTTAAATAATATTCTATTGGCTTTAAACAAAATTTAAGTCTTAATTCATTTAATATTTTTTTGTTTTCCAGGTTGGCGCAAATATGCCAAATAGATTCATTTGATTAAGCTCAAGTCAAATGATGAAT
The DNA window shown above is from Saprospiraceae bacterium and carries:
- a CDS encoding MFS transporter — protein: MKTSKLILPTIIISQFCCTSLWFAGNGVMNDLIKNFKLKSSALGHLTSTVQFGFIFGTLTFAIFTISDRFSPSKVFLSCALLGSVSNLAVIWEGNSLESIISLRFITGFFLAGIYPVGMKIAADYHEKGLGKSLGFLVGALVLGTAFPHLLKEITEAFPWKLVLVLTSTLAALGGLLMLIFVPDGPYRIAAKAFNLSAFFDVFKNHKFRSVAFGYFGHMWELYAFWAFVPVMLKTYSLEHNETSFNISLCSFMIIGIGGLACIIGGYLAQITGTQRTATMALLLSCICCLVSPWMFQTKSEYLFLAFLLFWGMVVILDSPLFSTLVAQNAPAELKGTALTIVNCLGFSITIMSIQLLNILQDSMNPRNIYFLLSLGPVLGLIALLRSGKTCPPKPKMYWKPFSPKQESQ
- a CDS encoding alpha/beta fold hydrolase; this encodes MKRLCILFLFAVTTGSCFSQQEVVVSAINVDLYGTLLTPESTTNKAILIISGSGKTDRDGNTRPTYHNDGLKKLAEGLAEQGYAVLRCDKRGVGKSISDSLSAEGLRFEQYVSDAILWIKFLRNTFEDITVIGHSQGALVGMLAIQENKVNRFISLAGLSEDAHTTVKRQLANQPQMVKDASFPILDSLKKGVKVDSVPQYLYSLFNPRIQDYFISFMNYDPRKEIKKLNCPILIIQGSSDLQITVEGAQALSQESPLSNFALIPEMNHVLRKSSPNAIENFATYNKPDLPLHEDLIKVISSFIN
- a CDS encoding DUF2200 domain-containing protein, with translation MKTTAEHDERIAKMIFASVYPHYVNKVESKGRTKQELQQVISWLTGFDEKQLQQLIVDKVTFETFFKKAKLNPNAHLITGSICGYRIEEIENPLTKQARYLDKLVDELAKGRKMEKILRTA
- a CDS encoding DUF4287 domain-containing protein; its protein translation is MDKATQTMIDNLHKNTGKTLEQWIEIVTKENFEKHGDIIKFLKEKYEFTHGFANLVAHKAKATDAGSAENTDDLIISQYKGKEHFKPIYDKLITEILSFGNDVEIAPKNTYVSLRRKKQFAILNPATKTRFEIGINLKGQEPTKLLLAEKPNSMCSHKMNISDIKEIDKEVLLWIKKAYDNAG
- a CDS encoding YdeI/OmpD-associated family protein, giving the protein MIKLAEGILHELPDDMISALSKNDAISERWNKLTPIQRNEWICWVTIVKKEETRSEHIDRMMTELNEGKRQPCCWPGCPHRRPNAQKWFKNLEK
- a CDS encoding DUF1801 domain-containing protein, yielding MNTSNQKFKDVDEYISCFPAKIQAILRKIRSTIKKAAPTADERISYGMPFYEYGGKGYEGRLIYFGVFKNHIGLFITPQNTKTVPKEMRVYHVSKATYQFPLDSPFPCTILEKTVKALVKERDMKNHQKITAKNEKAKLSSPIDIKTYNQNQIPADKSICQLLHTEINKHLPEAESKVWHRHPVWFIDGNPIVGYSKEKRGMRLMFWSGASFDEQGLSVHGGKFKDASVFYNEVSEINPKDLKRWLKKSKEIQWDYKNIVKRKGVLERLK
- a CDS encoding outer membrane beta-barrel protein, which codes for MDKLKLFTDDLHSSCIYSKQFGNNISIFCQVYNFQMKLKLPFKTNLQVEFSYRGIFSNQSSINSDMPTTNVSLSRYFLKNNKLELKFSMYDIFNGGKLYEYEINPTNSFRIATENNLHHAIINFS